In Oscillatoria acuminata PCC 6304, a single window of DNA contains:
- a CDS encoding cell division protein SepF, translating to MNTIFSKLRDMVGLNESVDYEYEYDEIEGEGYQNLYQDQPAASPEAEARRNRTPLRTTPTGMGMVGSEGAMGSSMNAINNVIGLPGAANGISEVVVMEPKSFEEMPQAIQALRERKSVVLNLTMMDPDQAQRAVDFIAGGTYALDGHQERIGESIFLFTPSCVQVSTQSGVVHDVLQPHLRTARPPAPQTSWTPEQVRMAQ from the coding sequence GTGAATACGATTTTTTCTAAGCTACGAGATATGGTCGGACTCAACGAATCCGTGGATTATGAGTATGAGTACGACGAAATAGAAGGAGAAGGATACCAAAACCTTTACCAAGACCAACCCGCAGCCTCTCCCGAAGCAGAAGCACGCCGGAATCGCACTCCTTTGCGGACGACCCCAACCGGAATGGGAATGGTGGGATCAGAAGGCGCAATGGGATCAAGTATGAATGCTATCAATAACGTGATCGGTCTACCGGGAGCCGCCAACGGCATTTCTGAAGTGGTGGTGATGGAGCCGAAATCCTTTGAGGAAATGCCTCAAGCCATTCAAGCCCTGCGGGAACGCAAATCCGTCGTCCTCAATCTGACGATGATGGATCCGGACCAAGCTCAAAGAGCCGTTGATTTTATTGCTGGTGGGACTTATGCCTTAGATGGGCATCAAGAACGAATTGGGGAAAGCATTTTCCTGTTTACCCCCAGTTGTGTTCAAGTCAGCACTCAAAGCGGTGTGGTTCACGATGTCTTGCAACCCCACCTGCGGACCGCCCGTCCTCCAGCACCCCAGACAAGCTGGACCCCGGAACAAGTCCGGATGGCTCAGTAA